The Oncorhynchus tshawytscha isolate Ot180627B unplaced genomic scaffold, Otsh_v2.0 Un_contig_17422_pilon_pilon, whole genome shotgun sequence genome includes the window CATGACCAAATTGCAGGAGGAGGTAGATACTGTGTTCCCCAACAAGGTAACCCCCACACCATGACCAAACTGCAGGAGGAGATAGATACTGTGTTCCCCAACAAGGTAACCCCCCACACCATGACCAAACTGCAGGAGGAGATAGATACTGTGTTCCCCAACAAGGTAACCCCCACACCATGACCAAACTGCAGGAGGAGATAGATACTGTGTTCCCCAACAAGGTAAAACCCCACACCTTGACCAAACTGCAGGAGGAGATAGATACTGTGTTCCACAACAAGGTAACCTCCACACCATGACCAAACTACAGGAGGAGATAGATACTGTGTTCCCCAACAAGGTAACCCCCACACCATGACAAAACTACAGGAGGAGTTAGATACTGTGTTCCCCAACAAGGTAACCCCCACACCATGACCAAACTGCAGGAGGAGGTAGATACTGTGGGTGTCAGATGGGGTGAGGTACTGATGTGTGTGTATTTCCGGTGTCAGATGGGGTGAGGTACTGATGTGTGTGTAACCATGGTGCAGGCTCCAATCCAGTACGAAGCTCTGATGCAGATGGACTATTTGGACTGTGTGTTGAACGAGTCTCTGAGACTGTACCCCGTCATGCTGCGACTGGAGAGGGTCGCCAAGAAGACAGTGGAGATCAACGGCATCGTCATCCCCAAAGACTGCATTGTCCTGGTTCCCACGTGGACCCTCCACCGTGACCCAGAGATCTGGTCCGACCCTGAGGAGTTCAAACCAGAGAGGTACTGGACCGCACCGTAACCACAATCCAAACATAACACAACCATAATACAACCACAGTACAACCATAATTCaaccaaaacaaaacacaaaaaaaacaattgcATTTTTTTCATTTTGCTAACCACAACTACAGTGCATTACAATACTGTAGTGCATGTTGTGTCGGGAACCCCACCACAATTCAACTACAACACAATGTTAATGTGTGAACCACAACCACAAATCAACTACAACACAATGTTTAATGTGTCTGAACCACAACCACAAATCAACTACAATACCATGTGTAATGTGTCTGCCCTCCCCTGTCCAGGTTCAGTAAGGAGAACAAGGAGTCTATTGATCCATACACGTACATGCCATTTGGGGCGGGGCCCAGGAACTGTATCGGGATGCGTTTCGCCCTGATCATGATCAAACTGGCCATGGTCGAGATCCTCCAGAGTTTCACTTTCTCCGTCTGCGACGAGACCGAGGTGAGACGCTCACCAGAGCAGACAGAATATGACATCATCAAACATCAGTATCATTTATAGATAGAGGCTGCACAttttaacatggtcaccacctgcTTTAACATGGTCAGCACCTGTTTTAACATTGgtctgttttaacatggtcaccgcctgttttaacatggtcactacctgtttaaacatggacctgttttaacatggacctgttttaacatggtcaccacctgttttaacatggtcaccacctgttttaacatggtcactacctgtttaaacatggacctgtttaaacatggacctgTTTTAACAAggacctgttttaacatggtcaacgcctgttttaacatggacctgttttaacatggtcaccacctgttttaacatggtcagctcctgttttaacatggtcaccacctggTTTAACATGGTCAGCACCTGTTTAACATGGTCAGCAGCTGTCTTAACATGGTCCTctcctgttttaacatggtcaccatATGTTTTAACCTGGTCACCACCTATTTTAACATGGTCAGCTCCTGTTTTAACATTGTCACCGCCTGATTTAACATGGACACCACCTGATTTAACATGGTCAGCACCTGTTTAACATGGTCAGCACCTGTCTTAACATGGTCAGctcctgttttaacatggtcagcaCCTAATTTAACATTGTCAGCACCTGATTTAACATGGTCGGCACCTGTTTAACATGGTCAGCATCTGTCTTAACATGGTCAGCTCTTGTTTTATCATGGTCAGCACCTGTTTAACATGGACCTGTTTTACATGGTCagcacctgttttaacatggtcgccacctgttttaacatggtcaccacctcTTTTAACATGGTCACcgcctgttttaacatggtcagcaCCTGTTTTAACGTGGTcaccacctgttttaacatggtcaccacctgttttaacagggtcagtatctgttttaacatggtcagcatctgttttaacatggtcaccgTCTGTTTTAGCGTGggcctgttttaacatggtcatcacctgttttaacatggtcagaACCTGTTTAACATGGTCACAGCCTGATTTAACATGGCCTTTG containing:
- the LOC112239078 gene encoding cytochrome P450 3A27-like; the encoded protein is MTKLQEEIDTVFPNKAPIQYEALMQMDYLDCVLNESLRLYPVMLRLERVAKKTVEINGIVIPKDCIVLVPTWTLHRDPEIWSDPEEFKPERFSKENKESIDPYTYMPFGAGPRNCIGMRFALIMIKLAMVEILQSFTFSVCDETEVRRSPEQTEYDIIKHQYHL